The Mauremys mutica isolate MM-2020 ecotype Southern chromosome 1, ASM2049712v1, whole genome shotgun sequence genome has a segment encoding these proteins:
- the SOCS2 gene encoding suppressor of cytokine signaling 2, whose product MTLRSFEPSDGAERAGTEWRGPRAEGTERAAAERLAAAMEELRRAGWYWGSMNVAEAKERLQDTPEGTFLVRDSSHSEYLLTISVKTSAGPTNLRIEYQDGKFRLDSIICVRSRLKQFDSVVHLIEYYVLTCKDRKTGPETPSNGIVHLYLNKPLYTSTPSLQHHCRITINKCTDKILELPLPTRLKEYLKEYQYQV is encoded by the exons ATGACCCTGCGCTCTTTCGAGCCCTCGGATGGCGCGGAGCGGGCCGGGACCGAGTGGCGGGGTCCCCGGGCTGAGGGGACCGAGCGGGCGGCGGCGGAGCGCCTGGCCgcggccatggaggagctgaggcgGGCAG GGTGGTACTGGGGCAGTATGAATGTTGCTGAAGCCAAAGAGAGATTACAAGATACTCCTGAAGGTACTTTCTTGGTTAGAGACAGCTCCCATTCAGAGTATCTACTGACTATCTCGGTAAAAACATCAGCTGGACCAACCAATCTGCGTATCGAGTATCAAGacggcaaattcagactggactCCATCATATGTGTCAGATCTCGGCTTAAACAATTTGATAGTGTGGTCCATCTGATTGAATACTACGTTCTTACATGCAAGGATAGAAAAACTGGGCCTGAAACTCCATCAAATGGAATAGTGCATCTTTATTTGAACAAACCTCTCTATACTTCAACTCCATCTCTGCAACATCACTGTAGAATAACTATAAACAAATGTACAGATAAGATCTTGGAACTGCCTTTACCAACAAGATTAAAAGAGTACTTGAAAGAGTATCAATACCAGGTATAA